The Pyxidicoccus sp. MSG2 DNA segment GGCGCTGGCCGTCATTCCCTGCTTCCGCATCAATCTCTCGCTCACCACCGTCGCGCCCGAGGCCATCAAGAAGGCCGCGGCCGCGGTGCGCAGGGTGTTTCCCGGATTCCTCTGCACCCGCGCGTTCATCGTGGGGACTCCCGTGGCCATCTGCAGGGACCTGCTCGGGGTGCGGCCGGGGCCGGAGGGGCAGCTCCCCGCCGACGTGTTGAGGGCCGTCACCCGCGAAGTCCTCGCCCGGGCCCGGCGGCTGCGCCTGGGGCTGGTCGTCATCAAGGAGCTGACGAGCCGGCTCCTGCCCCAGGTTCGCGACGTGCTCTCCGAGTCCTTCACGCTCGTGGAGAGTCCCGCCACCACCTGGCTCTACGTTGGAGAGCCGGGGGCCGGCGACTACCGGGAGCGGCTGCGCAAGAAGTACCGCTCCCTCATGACACACCGCCAGCGCCAGCTCGTGGAGGGCGGAATGCGCTGGGAGCTGCGCCACGACTTCGCCCCGTACGCGGAGCGGATGGAGGCGCTGTACCTCCAGGTGCTCGGTCGCTCGAAGGTCCGCTTCGAGACGCTCAACCGCGACTTCTTCGTGGAGTTGTCGCGTCGGCTCGGGGAGCGCGCCTTCGCGCTGCTGTGCTTCCAGGGAGAAGCGCTGGTCGCCTTCGAGCTGTTCCTGGAGGACGCGGGCGAGGTGCATCCCCTCTACCTGGGCCTGGACTACCAGCACCGGGACGAGGGCGCGCTGTACTTCAATTGCATCTACAAGATTGTCGAGATGTCCGAGGCGCGAGGAAAGGCCGTCGTGGAGCTGGGCCAGACGAGCTACCCCGCCAAGGCGAGCATCGGCGCCGTCGTCGACCGCCTCTACCTCGCCGTTCGCCACCTGAACCCCTTCATCCAGCTCGTGCTGCGAGTCCTCCGCCGGGTGCTGTTCCCACCCACGCCGGTGCCCAGGAGGCAGCGGGTGTTCAGGGACATGCGGGCCAATGACGAGGCCCTCCTCCGGCACGGCGTCCACTTCGAGGATGCCCTGTCATGAGCCGGTGCATGGAGCCGTTGGACATTCGGATGGTCACCTCCATCCGGGACGTACCGGGGACGCACTGGGACGACATGGTCGCCCGGGGCCATCCCTTCAAGAGCAGCGCGTTCCTGTCCTGCCTGGAGGACTCCTTCCCTGAGCGGCGCTTCACGTATGTGCTCCTGTCGCGAGCACGGAGCCTGGTGGGGCTGGCCCTGGTGACGGAGGAGCGGTTCGACCTGGGCTTGCGCCTTCCGGAGCGGGTGGGACGGATGGCCTCGCGAGTGCGCCGGCTGCTACCGGGCTTCCTCACGGTGCGCCTCGCGATGGTGGGCACTCTCGAGACGGCCCAGCGCCACTGGTGGGTGGACCGCCGGCTGCTGTCCGTCGATGAATTCGCCGACGCGCTCCTCGTGGCCTGCGAGGAGGCCTGCCCCCGTGCGGACCTGCTGGTCGTCCGCGACTTCATGGAGGGGGACGAGGCGGACGCGAGGTTGGAGGCGCGGTTCCTGGCGAGGGGCTTCCGACCGGCGCGAAACCTCCCGCTCGCCGTCGTCGAGCTCGAAGGACGTGACTTCGAAGCGCATCTCCAGCGGCTCAAGCGGAAGCCCAGGGCCAGCGTGAGCAAGCAGCTCGCGGCCGCTGCGCGACTCGGGTTGAAGCTGGAGCGCGTCCAGGACTTCCGGCACCTGCTCCCCGAGTGCTACCCGCTCTATCTCCAGGTCCACCACCAGGCCTCCGAGTTCAAGCGGGTCCCCATTCCCATGAGCTTCTTCGAGCAGGTGGCGGAGCGGCTGCCAGGGGAGAGCAGCCTGCTGACGCTGCGGACCTCGGAGGGCCGGCTCGTCGGGTTCGTGCTCTCGGGCACGTCCCGTTGCGTCCACAATCCCTTCGTCCTGGGGATGGACTACACGCGCTCCCGCGAGCTGCCCATCTACTACAGCCTGCTGGGCGGTGAGCTCGCGTACGCGGCCGAGCGTGGGTGCGAGCAGGTCGACCTCGGAGTGACGAGCTACTTCGTCAAGCAGACCCTGGGCGCCACGCTGGAAGGCATGTCCATGGTCGCGAGACTCCGGTCTCCCTGGTTGCGGCCCTTCCTCCATCCGCTGCTGCCCGCCCTGTTGGGCGAGAAGCAGCCGGAGCAGAGGCGGACCCTGCGGGACACCGCGGCTCCAGGCGCTCAGGGCGCAGGAGCCTCCGGGTCGTCCACGGGCACGCCGGCCAGGCGCAGCACCCGCAGCGCGTTGGTTGTGTCCACCACGCCCTGACGCAGCTTGTAGTCGAACACCATCTTCCCTTCCTCGAGGTGGTCCCGGAAGTGGACGTTGACCACGTGGGCCCCGGGCTCGTCCGCGAGCACGGCCAGGGACAGGTCATGCGTCGTCACCGCGCCGCACGCTCCCGTGCCCAGCAGCAGCCGCAGCACCTCGCGCGAGGCAATCTGCCGCTCGCGCGTATTGGTGCCGAGCAGGATTTCGTCGAGCAGGAACAGCGCCTGCCCCCGAGCCTCCTGGGCAGCGTCCAGCACCGCCTTGATGCGCAGCACCTCCGCGTGGAAGTACGACACGCCGCGCTCCAGCGAGTCCTTCACCCGCATGCTGGTGAGCACCTGGAGTGGTGACAGGCGGAACGCCTTCGCGCACACCGGCGCGCCCGCGAGCGCGAGCACCACGTTGGCGCCCAGCGCGCGCATCAGCGTCGTCTTGCCGCTCATGTTGGAGCCGGTGATGAGCAGCGCGTGCCGCGGGCCCGGCAGGGACACGTCGTTGGGCACCGGCGCGTCCAGCAGGGGATGCCCCAGCATCGTCGCCTCCACGCGCGGGCCCTGTGCCTCCATCACCGGCCAGGTGAACTCCGGCCTGTCAAACGCGAGCCCCGCCACGCACGACAGGGCCTCCAGCTCCGCGAGCGCCTCGAACCAGTGCCGCACCTGCGCCCCGTGCGCCGCGCGCCAGCGCTCCAGGGCGAACAGCGCATGGATGTCCCACAGCGTGAGCCAGTGCACCAGCGGGTGGAACTGGTGCCGCTTGAACTCGATGAACGAGAACAGTCGGCTGAAGCGCGCGAAGTGCGCGGACACGGGCTTCTCACCCGGCCGCTGCAGGCCGGACTGGAGCTGGCGCAGCTTGGGGTGCTCGAAGCGCTGGCTCTCCACGCGCTCGAAGAGGGGGGCGTAGCGCACGAAGCCGCGCTCTCCTACCTCCACGCTCTGGTCCATGGCCTGCAACGTGCGGCGGGTGATGAGCGCCACCGCGAGCTGCGCGCCCAGTCCCAGCCACACCGTGGCTTCCGGCAGCACGCCGAACTTGCCCAGGACGTAGACAGTCAGCGTCACCAGCGGCAGCACCACAGCCACCGGCTGTGCCCAGCGGATGGCGTCCAGCGACGGCCCCGCTTCGGCCCAGCGGATGAACAGGTTCGGCTCCGCCTTCTCGCGCGCCGCCACCCGCGAGTCCACGCAGAGGTCCTGCCGGAAGTCCACGCGAGGGGCCAGCTCCCGCGCCGCGCCCTGTCGTGCCTCCACCTCGGCCGCCGGAGCGGGGCCGGACAGCCACGCCGCCAGCCGCTCCTCGCCCGCGCGTGTCGCCGTCTCGTTCATCAACTGGAAGAGGCTGCCCTGGCCGAACACGTCCAGGTCCGGCGTGTACAGGTGGCTGGCGGAGAGGAAGCGCTCCCCGCGCTCGGTGAACTCGTGCCAGCCCCGGCCGAGCCGCGCCAGGCCGCGCTCGTTGAGCAGCACGTACAGCTTCGCCCGCGCCTCGCGGCGAAAGATTTGGTGGTGCAGCACGGCGAGCAGGCCGTAGACGACGACGGCGCCCGCCGCGCCCCACCACCAGACCTTGGGAAGCCGCCCCGCGAGGATGAAACCCCCGATGCCGACCGCGGCCAGGAAGGCGAGGGTGCGCAGGTTGGCGTAGCGCGCGCTCACGCGGTCCAGCGCGGTCAGGTCCGCCTGCGCGGCGGCGCGG contains these protein-coding regions:
- a CDS encoding GNAT family N-acetyltransferase produces the protein MEPLDIRMVTSIRDVPGTHWDDMVARGHPFKSSAFLSCLEDSFPERRFTYVLLSRARSLVGLALVTEERFDLGLRLPERVGRMASRVRRLLPGFLTVRLAMVGTLETAQRHWWVDRRLLSVDEFADALLVACEEACPRADLLVVRDFMEGDEADARLEARFLARGFRPARNLPLAVVELEGRDFEAHLQRLKRKPRASVSKQLAAAARLGLKLERVQDFRHLLPECYPLYLQVHHQASEFKRVPIPMSFFEQVAERLPGESSLLTLRTSEGRLVGFVLSGTSRCVHNPFVLGMDYTRSRELPIYYSLLGGELAYAAERGCEQVDLGVTSYFVKQTLGATLEGMSMVARLRSPWLRPFLHPLLPALLGEKQPEQRRTLRDTAAPGAQGAGASGSSTGTPARRSTRSALVVSTTP
- a CDS encoding MutS-related protein: MSAIPESPSPHRTYTERRAAAQADLTALDRVSARYANLRTLAFLAAVGIGGFILAGRLPKVWWWGAAGAVVVYGLLAVLHHQIFRREARAKLYVLLNERGLARLGRGWHEFTERGERFLSASHLYTPDLDVFGQGSLFQLMNETATRAGEERLAAWLSGPAPAAEVEARQGAARELAPRVDFRQDLCVDSRVAAREKAEPNLFIRWAEAGPSLDAIRWAQPVAVVLPLVTLTVYVLGKFGVLPEATVWLGLGAQLAVALITRRTLQAMDQSVEVGERGFVRYAPLFERVESQRFEHPKLRQLQSGLQRPGEKPVSAHFARFSRLFSFIEFKRHQFHPLVHWLTLWDIHALFALERWRAAHGAQVRHWFEALAELEALSCVAGLAFDRPEFTWPVMEAQGPRVEATMLGHPLLDAPVPNDVSLPGPRHALLITGSNMSGKTTLMRALGANVVLALAGAPVCAKAFRLSPLQVLTSMRVKDSLERGVSYFHAEVLRIKAVLDAAQEARGQALFLLDEILLGTNTRERQIASREVLRLLLGTGACGAVTTHDLSLAVLADEPGAHVVNVHFRDHLEEGKMVFDYKLRQGVVDTTNALRVLRLAGVPVDDPEAPAP